A single window of Xylocopilactobacillus apicola DNA harbors:
- a CDS encoding competence protein CoiA: MLVGLNSKNELVYLVSNAQAKKLLAEKSQFFCPNCQKPLKICCGSQTRPYFRHLFKAVSNNESEIHERGKDLLGIVWQENGFEIEKEKIVITADEERRVDLFVCPSLAIEFQCSPLSVGLLRKRNNFYRRKGWQSLWFLGPAYLKGKCFGKNALKFLQYNQRLGFYLLFLEVETRKIQIYHHIRKYDWNSFDWIQENVSADQLFNFHFGKVHKKLKKVPVVMTKKQLAQNLAYRERQVCKLQSVCYEHGYDLLHLPDELFEPDGFAPIYHSKLAVNLYKFLNLEVPALKSEQFPLL, translated from the coding sequence TTGTTAGTTGGTTTAAATTCGAAAAATGAGCTAGTTTATCTAGTTTCAAATGCTCAGGCCAAGAAATTATTGGCAGAGAAATCACAATTTTTTTGCCCAAATTGTCAGAAGCCTTTAAAAATTTGTTGCGGTAGTCAAACTCGCCCTTACTTTCGGCATTTGTTTAAAGCTGTTTCAAATAATGAATCGGAGATCCACGAACGAGGCAAGGATCTTTTAGGAATAGTTTGGCAAGAAAATGGCTTTGAGATTGAAAAGGAAAAAATTGTCATTACAGCGGATGAAGAGCGCCGAGTGGATCTTTTTGTCTGTCCGAGCTTAGCAATTGAATTTCAGTGCAGTCCACTTTCAGTCGGGCTTTTACGAAAGCGAAATAATTTTTATCGGCGTAAAGGTTGGCAATCGCTTTGGTTTTTGGGACCAGCGTATCTTAAAGGTAAATGTTTTGGCAAAAATGCTTTAAAGTTTTTACAGTATAATCAGCGATTGGGCTTTTATTTATTATTTTTAGAAGTAGAAACGAGAAAAATTCAAATCTATCATCATATACGTAAATATGACTGGAACTCTTTTGACTGGATCCAAGAAAATGTCTCCGCTGATCAATTGTTCAATTTCCACTTTGGCAAAGTTCACAAAAAACTTAAGAAAGTTCCGGTCGTGATGACCAAAAAACAATTGGCACAAAATTTGGCCTATCGTGAGCGCCAAGTCTGTAAATTGCAAAGTGTTTGTTACGAACACGGCTATGATCTTTTGCATTTACCAGATGAGTTGTTTGAACCCGACGGTTTTGCACCGATCTATCATTCCAAACTGGCAGTAAATCTATATAAATTTTTAAATTTAGAGGTTCCAGCATTGAAATCAGAACAGTTTCCATTATTATAA
- a CDS encoding GTP pyrophosphokinase, with product MKKDWDAFLTPYAVSVEEMKVKLRELRKQYLQYEQESPIEFVTGRVKPVSSIMEKMQRRHIDEEHLEIEMQDIAGLRVVVQFVEDIYEVVELIRRRSDMTIVEERDYVKYHKASGYRSYHIVVEYMVELVDGPKKILAEIQVRTMSMNFWATIEHSLNYKYQGQVPPDVAKRLERSAEVTFELDQEMSEIRSEIRETDRWEQK from the coding sequence ATGAAAAAAGATTGGGATGCATTTCTGACCCCTTACGCAGTATCGGTGGAAGAAATGAAAGTTAAGTTACGCGAATTAAGAAAACAGTACTTGCAATATGAACAAGAGTCGCCAATTGAATTCGTGACTGGAAGGGTTAAACCAGTTAGTTCAATAATGGAGAAAATGCAACGCCGGCACATCGATGAAGAGCATTTGGAAATAGAAATGCAGGATATTGCTGGCTTAAGAGTTGTAGTTCAATTTGTTGAAGATATTTATGAAGTGGTGGAGTTAATTCGCCGTCGATCTGATATGACAATTGTTGAAGAAAGAGATTATGTGAAGTATCATAAAGCTTCGGGATACCGTTCGTATCACATCGTAGTTGAGTATATGGTTGAGTTAGTTGATGGTCCAAAAAAGATATTGGCAGAGATTCAGGTTCGAACGATGTCAATGAATTTCTGGGCAACAATTGAGCATAGCCTTAATTACAAATATCAAGGTCAAGTTCCGCCAGATGTTGCCAAAAGATTAGAACGTTCAGCGGAAGTAACTTTTGAATTGGATCAGGAAATGTCTGAAATTCGTTCAGAAATTCGGGAAACTGATCGGTGGGAACAGAAATGA